A single region of the Ornithorhynchus anatinus isolate Pmale09 chromosome 6, mOrnAna1.pri.v4, whole genome shotgun sequence genome encodes:
- the LOC114812930 gene encoding translation initiation factor IF-2-like: MAGGGCGSRGGGRRAGRGAANGSRLSVPGPSGPAHRPPAASAGPRPPPAPRPATNFGRHISSGRKKVGGGSDVPRGWGAHGPARPTGDQPVQGRPRPTGDQPVHGRARPTRDQPVQGRPRPTRDQPVQGRPRPTGDQPVQGRPRPTGDQPVQGRPRPTRDQPVHGRARPTRDQPVQGRPRPTGDHPVHGRPRPTRDQPIHGRPRPTRDQPVQGRPRPTGDHPVHGRPRPTGDQPVHGPRGTSRSRGDPGPRETSPSRGDPGPRGTSRSTGDPGPRGTSRFTGDPGPRGDQSTHGQARPTGGLIIMVSWLGARRSTQRFQSSTRQHSFHRIH; encoded by the exons ATGGCCGGTGGTGGCTgcgggtcccggggtggggggcgaaggGCGGGTCGGGGCGCAGCTAACGGTTCGCGGCTCTCCGTCCCGGGCCCCTCCGGCCCTGCTCACCGGCCGCCCGCGGCCagcgccggcccccgccccccgcccgccccacgcCCCGCCACAAactttggcagacacatttcctcggGAAGAAAAAAAGTTGGGGGAGGAAGTGACGTGCCGCGGGGCTGGGGAGCCCACGGGCCAGCCCGGCCCACGGGGGACCAGCCGGTCCAGGGGcgaccccggcccacgggggATCAGCCGGTCCACGGGCGAGCCCGGCCCACGAGGGACCAGCCGGTCCAGGGGCGACCCCGGCCCACGAGGGATCAGCCGGTCCAGGGGcgaccccggcccacgggggATCAGCCGGTCCAGGGGcgaccccggcccacgggggACCAGCCGGTCCAGGGGCGACCCCGGCCCACGAGGGACCAGCCGGTCCACGGGCGAGCCCGGCCCACGAGGGATCAGCCGGTCCAGGGGcgaccccggcccacgggggaccacccggtcCACGGGCGACCCCGGCCCACGAGGGATCAGCCGATCCACGGGCGACCCCGGCCCACGAGGGACCAGCCGGTCCAGGGGcgaccccggcccacgggggaccacccggtcCACGGGCGACCCCGACCCACGGGGGACCAGCCGGTCCACGGCCCACGAGGGACCAGCCGGTCCAGGGGCGACCCCGGCCCACGGGAGACCAGCCCGTCCAGGGGcgaccccggcccacgggggACCAGCCGATCCACGGGcgaccccggcccacgggggACCAGCCGGTTCACGGGcgaccccggcccacgggggGACCAGTCGACCCACGGGCAAGCCCGACCCACcgggggactaataataatggtg TCCTGGCTCGGTGCACGGCGCTCTACTCAGCGCTTCCAAAGTTCAACCCGGCAacattcgttccatcgtattcattga